In the genome of Nycticebus coucang isolate mNycCou1 chromosome X, mNycCou1.pri, whole genome shotgun sequence, the window AACCCACCCTCTGCTGTCTTTCTATACCCCATtttttgaagtttgttttttttttttttaaacaagagaaattagacagataCATGTTAGTAAATGCTAACTGGCCATATTCACATAAAAACAGTGTAATCTCTGAGCCCAAtatacagagaaaggaaaaaaaaagctagaattcTATGTATTACTACACAGGGGGTTAGCACCCCCCAGCTTCCAGCAAAGAGAAGGgaacaggtttttcttttttcccacagAGCTCGGTGGTGTTGATTCCATACCGTTTTTGTTGAGAAAGGAAGggataaaaatgaatttggaacAGAAATGggtagagattcttttcccattGCATTCTGCTCATGGTATTTACCCCCTCCAAAGTTAAGTTCAGAACCACGGTATAAAGAGACTTCAAAACAGGGCgattgaggaagaaaagaaaaaaaagactacaacTTGCTCCCAGGGACtgcagaaatgttttaaaaaggttGGAATTCTCGCGATGacgaggaggtggaggaggaggcggCTGGTGAGAACAAACAGTGAGCAAGAAAGCCCAGCCGCCAGTCGCCCGCCGCAGCCTCCCCTACGTAAGCAGGAGCCCCGGTCGCGCCGGCACGCCGCCCAAGCCCCTCCCACGTCGTCAGGCCGTGACAACAGCGCGTGCGCGAGCGAGCCAGGGAGCGGAGCCGAGCCGACCACCGCCCACCGCCCGCAGCCCGCAACCCGCAACCCGCAACCCGCAGCCGCCTGCCGCCGCCACCGTCTGCCACCGCCTACCCTCCGTAAGCAGGAGCACCGGCCGGGCCCGCACGCCTACCAAGCCCCTCCCTCGTCGTCAGACCGTGAGAGCAGCGCGTGCGCGAGCGAGGGGGAGGGAGAGCAACCGAGAGAGCGCCGGGAGGAAGAGACCGGGCCTAGCAAGCGCCGGCGCGTGTGGCGTGAGTGGCCTAAGGGGAAGCCGCCTGCCCGCCCCTTTcgccttcccttctctccctctctccgcTCCTCCCACCCCAACCGCGGCACAGCAGCATGTCTGAGCCCGCGGCCAAAGTCGATCAACAGGAGCTTGGCTCCAAACAAGACAAGGCCGTGAACACCTCAGACACAGAATCGGAACATCAGGAAGTAATTGAACGTGCTGATGAAGTACAAAGTGAAATAGACAAACTTAATGAACAAGCCGCTAAGGAGATTTTGAAAGTAGAACAGAAATACAACGAACTGCGCCAACCATTTTTTGACAAGAGGTCAGAAATGATCTCCAAAATCCCACGTTTTTGGGGAAAAGCATTTGTCAACCATCCACAAGTGTCCAAGCTgcttggggaggaggaagaagaggcacTGCATTATTTGACCAGAGTTGAATTGACAGAATATGATGAAATTACATCAGCTTacagaatagatttttattttgatgaaaacccttactttgaaaataaagttctctCCAAAGAATTTCGTCTGAACGAGAATGGTGATGAAACTACAAAGTCCACTGAAATCAAATGGAAATCTGGAAAGGACTTGACGAAACGTCCCAGTCAAACGCAGAATAAAGCCACCAGGAAGAGGAAGCGTCAGGAACCAGAGACCTTCTTTGCCTGGTTTACTGACCAAACTGATGCAAGTCCAGATGAATTAGGAGAGCTCATCAAAGATGATATTTGGCCAAATCCATTACAGTACTACTTGTCTCCTGGTGTGAAAcgtgaagaaaaagaagaagaagaagatgatgatgatgacgacgaCGAGGACgacgatgacgatgatgatgaagGGGATGAGGATGAAggtgaagaagatgatgatgatgaactGGACGATGAAGACGAGTATGAAGAAGACTTTATCACAATTCTTATCCAATACTGATCAAGCCTCTGCACAAAAGGCCCGCTTGAAACTGGCCTCAAAAATCTCATGAACATCCCAACTTAGCCATTTCCCCTAAGAAAGCTACTAAGACTCTGTCAAGGTAATGCTTGCCCTTACTACAGTAAGAATAAACTCGAGCTTTGTCTTGTTAACAGGTTGTTTTGGTGGTGTTCTCAGGATCCAGCATTCAAAGGGAACAAGGGAAGAGGGCTGGGGACAGAA includes:
- the LOC128577603 gene encoding protein SET-like, producing MSEPAAKVDQQELGSKQDKAVNTSDTESEHQEVIERADEVQSEIDKLNEQAAKEILKVEQKYNELRQPFFDKRSEMISKIPRFWGKAFVNHPQVSKLLGEEEEEALHYLTRVELTEYDEITSAYRIDFYFDENPYFENKVLSKEFRLNENGDETTKSTEIKWKSGKDLTKRPSQTQNKATRKRKRQEPETFFAWFTDQTDASPDELGELIKDDIWPNPLQYYLSPGVKREEKEEEEDDDDDDDEDDDDDDDEGDEDEGEEDDDDELDDEDEYEEDFITILIQY